Within the Micropterus dolomieu isolate WLL.071019.BEF.003 ecotype Adirondacks unplaced genomic scaffold, ASM2129224v1 contig_14898, whole genome shotgun sequence genome, the region gcggcacttcaggtgtgtagcttcaggcgaacaaaggcctgtttgttttgctggccgagtctgggcgttgcccgGCGAGGCACGctgcgcgtgccgaagcgtccagagggccgagcagagtggcagagccaacagcgaacagaagagaagagagaaagagagagcgaggtcgcgtgtcgctcttttgttgcctgggccgtggttccccagggggcgtctcaggtttcccaagggactgcctttctaaacttaatgtctaaagaaaagaaatgtacttgcacgtattataatgaaacattttccacaatcgaacttcaatggtcgaacggttgtactgttgtaggcatttggtaacaggaaacaattgtaacattattggtcaggatatttatacatttaacggcatttccgacgagggcatgtaatacttatttcgcccacttgggggagctcaggttaatgaggaaagcttggattacattagatgaaggagtgtcttgctgaaaataaaaacattgcacaagtaacttcttttcagcacttatatcaacaacagatagcaacaacagtcaacataactactcaaatagaggcaaacgtattcAGGCAACTAAAGATtgaattaacttaattaaatgctttgagtatttggagactgcagtcctctgtcatccaaagttcagtgtctggaccatgtcacacttgggtgagacaggggttttcctttttgatgtggtaataaaactgGTATAAACACACTCTGGGATAGAAACCGAGGGCCATCTCTAGCTTTTACAAGTATGAAAGAAATCACACTTTTTATGATGAATTCAAGAATAATCCACGCTTCACACTGGAGACTGAAAACGGTAAAAACAACTTGATGATCACAGATTTACGCATTTCAGATTCAGCTACTTACTACTGCATTAATTATTCATATACATTACAATTTTCGGAGAGTGTTATTGTCAGTGTAAAGGGTTCAGGTTTGACCGTCCCAGCTTTGGTCCATCAGTCAGCATCTGAGCCCATCCAGCCAGGAGGCTCTGTGACTCtgaactgtacagtacacactggGACCTGTGATGGAGAACACAGTGTTTACTGGTTCAAAAACTCTGAAGAATCTCATCCAGGACTCATTTACACCCATGGAGGCAGGAACGATCAGTGTGAGAGGAAttccagcacacaaacacaaacctgtGTCTACAACTTGCCATTGAAGAGCCTGAATCTTTCTCATGCTGGGACCTACTACTGTGCTGTTGCCTCATGTGGACACATACTGTTTGGAAACGGGACCAAGCTGGACATTGAAGGTAAGTAACTTTCTAACAGAAGTTGTTGCATCTGATACGTAGTCTATCCATTGCTACTTCAAACTTAtgatgaaaacagaaaacatgctTTATGTGCTATTTCTGATGTGTCTTTGCAGATGAGGTTGACTTGGTGTTTCTCGCGAGTGGAGCTTCTGCATTCACCTCCATCCTGGTAGTTTTACTGGCTTTCTCAGTGTGCATGATGACCAGAAAAGGTAACTGGTGCAGAGCCCAGGAGTAGAAACAAAGTATAATGATCGTCATGTGGACACATTATCAAAACATGGGAACACTCTCTCCCTTTGGCCACTCTGTAAACTGGCACTGTTTGTATCTGACAACTTGTATTCAATGAACATGAATTCTAAAAGAGCCTTTTCTTTGTTCCACAACCAGTGTCTCAAACAAGAACTTCATCTCCctccacagcagcagaggtgaaTAAAAACTTCCTACTGTAACTAACTGTTAAATTATCAGTCAGTCACAATTTTATTgcacagtgcagtgtttcctggatattgttttaatttctgtgaagaaaaaaattaatgatcaactgatatatatatatatatatatatttatatatttatatttatgttttgttaccAGGGTTACCAATATGCAGACAACCTCTGTTACGCTGCTTCAAGTGTTAAGCTGCCCAACAGATGCAGAAGACAGAGGGATCAAACCTGGACTGAATGTGTGTACTACAGCGTAAAGCAGTAGAACGTGATATATTACATTTGTACTAAGACAGGATTTTCTTAGTGCCTCCTTAAAAGTTTAATGTAGATTAAAGTTTGAGGTAGATATGCTTTTAAAAGCTTATTTGTGGTCTGCAAccaaaataaacttgaacttttTTAATATAGTCTTTCATGCAAAATTGCAAGACAAAGTGcttaacaaaacaataaaatgcagtagtacaatgaaaatacaataatacgGTGAAAATAAATGGTCATATAAGGAAATAGTGTCGCTGTAGGTACaccagaaacaaaaacatttcagtaatCAAGCCTGCTAGTGATAAAAACATGCATACGTCGCTCAGTATCTGCCTCGGAGAAAAACTGTTGCGCTTTAGCAATATTTCTAACATGATAAATGCAGTTTTAGTGAAACTGCTAATGTGAGATTCAAAATTGACATCAGGGTCAAGAAGTAAGTAGATTTTTGGTGTTCCACAGTATCGCTCCTCCTCAAGAACTTTTTCTTAGAAAATAGAGGTTTGAAAATTGCCTGTAACTGTTCAGCACTTACAGATCAAGGTTATTTCTATTTAGGAGAGGTTTCACAAttgtagtttttatttccattggGAAAATACAGCAGACTTACAATCGCTGGCACTTCATCTTCTAAACAATTAAACACAGCCTTAAAAAAGGTGTTAAGGtgaaaaaagaagcaaaaatcaCTACTGTGGATTATTCTACAGTTTAGGTTGTCAGCAAACATAAAGGCAGTCCCACTGTCTTTTTTCCCTATGCCCTATAAAAAGGGAACATCTCAATAGGAGCAGCAGGTCTGTCACTATTTAACCAGGTTTCTgttgtatatatataatctttctTAGTGAAGGATGTGGAACATTTAATGGGATGGAGATCAGATTACCTGCAGTTATTCCATGAGTAGTACAATTGTAGTGATTGTTAATGGATCTTACATGTTGCCTGCTGCAAATGTTAACTGGGATgaaattaaactgaaaacaaacaacaaactgaGAAAGCAGTGCCTGATTTTGAGGCATGTTGACATTTTGAGGCAGGGTGACCATGTATCACCAATTATAAGgttatttttattcagttatttGACTTAATCAGTTTATTTAGAAGCCCAGAAACATTGATGCCGTAGAAGCCACTCGTGTGCTTTTAGGATCAagattttcttttgtgctggTTTTGAACCAAATCATGTAAgctatgtttttaaaaacatagcTTACATGATTtggttcaaaaaaaaaaaaatttcattaacataaaatgcacacacaaaattttgtgtgtgcattttatgttaatttgttactgatcaaataaacaaatatatttagagTACATTGatcttaaaaaatatatgtgtgtgtgtgtgtgttcagtagtgactatagtgtttttatttcaggtCTCTGTTCTAAAGGAGAACCTGAAAAAATGAGGCTTAGCTAACTACTTTGTAGTCACTAATAATTTGCTAATGTTATCAAGCTAACATACTAAACTAAGGTGGTAACATTATCAActttatacctgctaaacacaagcatgctagcattgtcattgtgagcatgttagcatactgaaGTCAGCTGGTAGGCCAAAGCACAGCCTCCACATGCACGTAGATACACAGCTAGCTTGTGAGATGCATCACTGTTCAAATAGTAGGAAATGTGAGACTTTTTAGCTTCTTTTGGATGTTTTAATGAAAGAAATGCCTAAACGAAGCAACAGGTAATAACATTTCACACAAGATGctattttacaatattttactGTTAACAGGACTGCACTGAAATTAAGTAACATTAAGTACATTAAGTAATTCTTCTTTTACGCTAACATAATATTAGGTGAAGTGCGTAGAATTTGTCCCTGTCGGTTTCTAGCGACTACTGAGTTATCTCTAGCAATAATGTTGATCCAAGAATTTAAATATAACCACTAGTGTTGTGGAGTCAGTGTCTTGTCAATGTATTTGGAACACAAATATGTTCTCAACTAAACTAAAGTCCAGTgcatttttaagttttgaaagattataTCCTCCCCCCTCAcatgcctcacagtggtttggtccactgtcTATCTTTATCCGGCACTCAGCAACTTCATTTCCAAAAAGCGACTAGTGACAAATTGAGCATGTCAGACCATCATGGGGAAGTgagaaatgttcaaaattcTATTATATTGTAGGCAAAGTTTTTTCTCTGCATGCTGCTCAGTAATATCAGCATCGACTGTAGtgtctccccctctcctctcacAGGCAGGAGTGAGAGTGCTCTGTGTCTCTACCGTGAGCTGCAGACTTTGTTGTAATGAGAGAGTTTCACATCTCCCACCCACCTGAATTACTTTGGTATCAAAATGCACATCATTTAACCAAGGATCCATTTAAGTATCAtttaactgaattgaaattaGTTATGATGATTTTAATTGCGGATAGACCTGCCTTGATAGACATTAAGCGTTAGTAGGCATGATGGTTTCCTTGTACCAATATGGCAGCTGCATTGACACATTGCTGCAATGAACAGCAGTGTCCATGTATACATCTATGCACAGCCTcaaagagctgctagcatggctgtagactcttagtcttgttgcGCTGTATCTCTGCCAGTGCAGAGTTCATTGTGGTTTCAGTAGTGGTTAAAGGTGCACTCTCACACAGATCCACCTTAAGGCACTTAAAAACTTATAAAAACTATGGAGTTCTAACCAGCAGCTAATGCTAATCCTTTCAGTTTATGTCATTATGTGGTGTAAACTATGGCAACCAGTCAGTTTCTGAATGTTGGGCATAAATGGAGTCCTACTGTGCTCTGGTACTGGTGCTTCTATTTGATACACagataatatattttttagctATTTTAAATCTAAGGCCAGGATAGTTTTCATAAAGCTCTCACCATGTGAGTCTTCTCAAAGCCCAAACTTGACACTAAAGGGTTGCAGTGATCATGTGAACATGTTTCCTTTAGGTCATACAGTATTGATTCAGGCTGGCCAATCAAACACAGTCTTTtctgtgaagagtgaagaaaCTATTAAAATTCTTTCATTCAGCACAGCAATTTGAACACGATGACATCTCCAAAGTTTGTTTTCTACCTGACATGTTTGTTCTTGGTGAAGAAGGGTGAGTTGTGTTTCTATGACTCcagtttttatcttttaatgCACTGTATTCTCACTGCTCATACTGTTGTTTCTGTTGTAATGATCTAAAGTAATGATTACACTGAATTCTATCGCATGAAACTAACACTGTATTTGCTTCATCTCTCATTTCACTTCAGCTCCGATGACTGAACTAAAACTGTCTTTGTCTCGGAGTCAAGCAAGTGGATTTTTATCAGTTAAAGCAGGAGACAAGTTGACTTTACATTGTTCTTATGAAGTTAATGTTGGGACATGGCTTTCCTGGTATAAACAAGTTCTGCGACAGAAACCAAGGCTCATCTCTAGCTTCTACGTGTTTGATACAATTGGCGTTTTTTATGATGATTTTAAGAACAATCCACGCTTCACATTGCATACTGGCAATGGTAAGAATCACTTAAATATCTCAGATTCACGTGTATCAGACTCAGCTACTTACTATTGTGTGAGGAGTCAATCACACAAATTTGAATTGGCAGAGGTCACTATTGTCAGTGTAAAGGATTCAGGTTTGAACGTCCCAGCTTTGGTCCTTCAGTCAGCATCTGAGCCCATCCAGCCAGGAGGCTCTGTGACTCTaaactgtacagtacacactggGACCTGTGATGGAGAACACAGTGTTTACTGGTTCAAAAACTCTGAAGAATCTCATCCAGTGCTCATTTACACCCATGAAGGCAGGAACGATCAGTGTGAGAGGAAttccagcacacaaacacacacctgtgtctACAACTTGCCACTGGAGAGCCTGAATCTTTCTCATGCTGGGACCTACTACTGTGCTGTTGTCTCATTTGGACACATACTGTTTGGAAATGGGACCAAACTGGACATTGAGCGTAAgtaaatttattttactttactttagtaacTGAAGTTTATCTTATAAATATTACTCTCCAAATAAGGTgaagataaagtaaaaaaaaaaatacttctttGTAATGCCTTCTggtgtctgtctctgcaggtgATAAAGTCTCGCTTGTCTATTTCCTAAGTGGCGGTTTGATATTCACCACTATCCTGAATTTTTTACTGGCTTTTTTACTGTACAGTAAGAGAAACAGCTGCCAATGTGGAGGTAAATGCTACTGTCTGTATCCACTGTGCATATTAACTGAACATATATGTCATAATAAAGTCACagctttaaaaatctttttcagaATCTCATGCAAGATTTTCAGCTTCTTCCACAACAAATGCAGAGGTATCATCTGTCTAGATTGACAGTTATATTacaattttaatatatatattctatCATAACAATTTctgttggatttgtttttatttatgttgtgtacaatattgtgatttattgttttatatgtaaTTGCTAGGGTTACAAAAATGAGGATAATCTCCATTACGCTGCTTTAAGAATAAAAAAGGCCagcagaggagacagaagacagaGGGACGACACACAAGAAGAGTGTGTGTACTCCAGAGTGAAGCAATAAAGCTAAACATGTTTcatctttgtctctgtgtaACAGGACCTTTTACTGCGTCTTTTGTGCGTTAAGTGTCATTTGTAATTTGGCTTTTACAAGAGCAGGAACAGTTTTCTCAACATTATTTTAcctgaaaaatgtttaatgtaatgCTTTACCGTGTAATAAACCATCtaacaaacaaactgaagagGCTCTTCTAATGACAACATATGAAGTACATGATGGATAAAGGTTTGCTgcctttgtaaaaaaaaaccttaccGGTAAAATCTTCACAACTTCACACAAAGTCAGCAAAGGAACAGGCCATCATTTATTCTACAACATAGTTTACGATTAGGCTATGAGGGCAGAGGTTCCAataaacaaattgttttttcaAATGACAGTCCTAGCAAATATATGTAAAGTCACCCAAACCTTTTTGCAGTTTTCACGAGAATGagacaaaaacattataaaagattttttttaagatatcctcaatgcattttaaaatatataaataatagaaTCCAAGTCAGTGCAGCTGTCAGGCATTCGGTGTTGCCGTCAGATCTTTTTCtactgtagatcaacttttttcatataatatcatccctgctgaggcaacacatatgtaggctcctcttttgtcatgttcacagagAGAGAACGGAACCTGGCCCAAAAGAAACTCTGGCAAGAAGTTCTCAAAGTTAGGCTACTGATTGCTGCATgcacgtttttgggtcattttataatcagtagcttgtgttactttttttggaaatgcacatatgtttcttctatattttaattgcattgcatgttttcttaatgtgaaaataaacctttctaaaggtaattttatttgttatttaagtgcaagctatatttcagaacgttttttttaaacaaattgtgcttttttctttaaaatagtcaatctaaatatgtgacaGCTCAAACAATTATAGCCttcagatgggctacatctaagaaactggcccgttaattaattaagatctctctaaaatcacagaggtTGCAGAGCTCGCTGTATGAACGTAActgttgtgttaagaataacgtcatttcagctgcaaccgcagtggaacaagtcaggatgaaatctaaaaatattttataaaatggtGTGTAATAATATCCTACTTCTtctcattaacactgagtacagatgtgctCTGTAGTCCATATATACAGGGTaacccctacaattatcttgtattgattgcacttattgttaactcttacttccttccctaggtatctaccccattgatgttatatgaactatgagctcttactagtatgtattgtcagttgtagatctgtatttgatgctctgttgatgcttgtatgttgttcctcaaatgtcactttggataaaagcgtctgccaaatgagtaaatgttaatgtaaccctgctcggagcagtttagagatgcagcgtaaattgccatggcaacagatgTCGGGTGACACCTACCTAACCTTTTGCAGTGCGGGTTGGTctggaagttacacccgacgttAAAAAGTTACTcttgaagttacctggataagtcAGTTACCTCGCTTCATAGGACAGGCCACAGGATTGTGACATAAATACAGCGCAACAGTGCTGGAGCCTCATTACAGAAACTTCTGAAATTATATCTTATGTCAGTTTAGGAcggcatttattatttttggtaTTACCGAAACACGTTTCCAACTGCATTAAGGGaaaaatcctatcttatcttaGAACGTCCTGCGTTTGGAATCCCGTGTTAGGATGGCATGGACCCTGTCCTGTAACTGCCAAGAAGCACCACTGGTCTGTATGACAATTACAGTAAAGATGTAAAAGAACATAAACACCAAATGTTATGATTGAATGTCTAGTTAATTTCTATGATGGCGCCTTAAATTTAATCCTGGACCATGTAGGAATGGCTATtaataataagtaattaattattaattacgTTCAAAACTATTAAAACTACATCTGTCAAGACGAttcatttggatttttttatttctttgaaacCACTAAAGGCACACAGTTAGGAAATGCTTCTGTAATGAGGCCCCAGGACAGAAATACAGTGCAGGACTATAGCAAACAAGTGTAGTTTGATGAAGTGACAAAATGCAGGGCAGCAGTAGTCAGTGTATCAATCAGTAAAGTATCAGTGGCATTGCAATTATATAAAtagatactactactactactactaataataataataataataataataattaataattaaataataactAAATAATTTGTGATCTTTATGTGATCAAACTAATTTAGTTAGCTCAACTTCAATGAACATATGTATGTAGTATTTATATGGGGTATTAACAAATC harbors:
- the LOC123967040 gene encoding LOW QUALITY PROTEIN: uncharacterized protein LOC123967040 (The sequence of the model RefSeq protein was modified relative to this genomic sequence to represent the inferred CDS: deleted 1 base in 1 codon; substituted 2 bases at 2 genomic stop codons) encodes the protein FLFDVVXNWYKHTLGXKPRAISSFYKYERNHTFYDEFKNNPRFTLETENGKNNLMITDLRISDSATYYCINYSYTLQFSESVIVSVKGSGLTVPALVHQSASEPIQPGGSVTLNCTVHTGTCDGEHSVYWFKNSEESHPGLIYTHGGRNDQCERNSSTQTQTCVYNLPLKSLNLSHAGTYYCAVASCGHILFGNGTKLDIEDEVDLVFLASGASAFTSILVVLLAFSVCMMTRKVSQTRTSSPSTAAEGYQYADNLCYAASSVKLPNRCRRQRDQTWTECVYYSVKQ
- the LOC123967041 gene encoding immunoglobulin kappa light chain-like — translated: MTSPKFVFYLTCLFLVKKGELSPMTELKLSLSRSQASGFLSVKAGDKLTLHCSYEVNVGTWLSWYKQVLRQKPRLISSFYVFDTIGVFYDDFKNNPRFTLHTGNGKNHLNISDSRVSDSATYYCVRSQSHKFELAEVTIVSVKDSGLNVPALVLQSASEPIQPGGSVTLNCTVHTGTCDGEHSVYWFKNSEESHPVLIYTHEGRNDQCERNSSTQTHTCVYNLPLESLNLSHAGTYYCAVVSFGHILFGNGTKLDIERDKVSLVYFLSGGLIFTTILNFLLAFLLYSKRNSCQCGESHARFSASSTTNAEGYKNEDNLHYAALRIKKASRGDRRQRDDTQEECVYSRVKQ